A window of the Methanobrevibacter sp. TMH8 genome harbors these coding sequences:
- a CDS encoding TFIIB-type zinc ribbon-containing protein — translation MKFNNITKCPKCGSSEIDITYNHQIGRFTLSCFDCNTYHKITPKQADIKCPRCESKNISYEEIETVCEDCGLVLQGVPPVYVGYTRVVFDFGLKL, via the coding sequence ATGAAATTTAATAATATTACAAAATGTCCGAAATGCGGTAGCTCCGAGATTGATATAACATATAATCACCAAATCGGACGATTTACTCTAAGTTGTTTTGATTGCAATACTTATCATAAGATAACACCTAAACAAGCTGATATTAAATGTCCTAGATGTGAAAGTAAGAATATTTCTTATGAAGAGATTGAAACTGTTTGTGAAGATTGTGGATTAGTTTTACAAGGAGTTCCTCCTGTTTATGTTGGTTATACTAGAGTTGTTTTTGATTTTGGATTAAAATTATGA
- a CDS encoding HNH endonuclease → MINHKLQRNDNQISKKKRNKVFKRDNYQCKLCGTTKNLTVDHIKPRANGGTNDLNNLQTLCCSCNIKKGIEEKDYTDFKRPLINKD, encoded by the coding sequence ATAATAAATCATAAGCTACAAAGGAATGATAATCAAATTAGTAAAAAAAAGAGAAATAAAGTTTTTAAACGAGATAATTATCAATGTAAGCTATGTGGAACAACTAAGAATTTAACTGTTGATCATATAAAACCAAGAGCCAATGGTGGAACTAATGATTTGAATAATTTACAAACATTATGTTGTAGCTGCAATATTAAAAAAGGTATTGAAGAAAAAGATTATACAGATTTTAAAAGACCTTTGATTAATAAAGATTGA
- a CDS encoding Ig-like domain-containing protein, with amino-acid sequence MNKILKNKKIITYTLIMASIILLAVISLQAGFAATTSINNTTSGGISGALSSSNHDDIIELDEGTYVGNNNTNMTINKNITIQGKTKDKVILDAQGLSRIFTINNNLNVTFINITFINGNNTGDGGAIGSSYLTSTVMTFTNCTFRDNHGTNNGGAIYSGGGTVNINNSTFINNTSERSGGAVYFFIGSVFNSNFINNSASIDSGAIHSINEIFVDNSTFAGNNASTAGAISLTRGNINNSIFDNNSADGVGAVYLKGVDAIIFNSTFTNNKAKNSTAGAVGMTGTNNTLINCTFHNSNAYTAGGAVALGGINHSIINCTFNDNHAESGGAIRSSAGADSNIIIDGSTFINNSATLGAAICAYGTVTIINNNIMDNVGDGIYSEGNSIINNNEIIDNNGKGVFNDGNATLNDNIITGNTGGNVVNNGDLSGLGNTIDYQTNLTIINTIVSANRVTTIVKAIDHLGNVIVGATINFYVNGKLVGSAITNNEGIAQFTYTANAGLQNIVAFMSEFNGTNDLATTTIHLAANTSTSVNVVLEKGTVITVSALIINEGRKTNIKVTLKDINGNILKNKKISLKINGKTYTAITNNNGIAVFKIAGLKGGKHTLIAKFAGDNNYKSSTTKAVQKVISKSNLGIVSIKELSNKRLSTCKVTIANKGSLKSKATVLSLYHMRKGVKIKTKYIKIKSIAPGKKISIIVSYFPDKANHRYCIAHFQVDPKNKNKEIILANNKKSISLKH; translated from the coding sequence GTGAATAAAATTTTAAAAAATAAGAAAATTATAACCTATACTTTAATCATGGCTAGTATTATTTTATTAGCTGTAATTAGTTTGCAAGCTGGTTTTGCAGCTACTACAAGTATCAATAACACAACTTCTGGTGGAATAAGTGGTGCATTAAGTAGTTCAAACCATGATGACATAATAGAATTGGATGAAGGAACATATGTGGGTAATAACAATACTAACATGACAATTAATAAAAATATAACAATTCAAGGTAAAACTAAAGATAAAGTCATACTCGATGCACAAGGACTATCAAGAATATTTACAATAAATAACAATCTGAATGTGACTTTCATAAATATAACATTCATTAACGGTAACAATACTGGAGATGGTGGAGCGATAGGTAGCTCTTACTTAACTTCAACAGTAATGACATTTACAAACTGTACATTCAGAGATAATCATGGAACTAATAATGGTGGTGCTATTTACAGTGGTGGTGGTACTGTTAATATTAACAATTCTACATTTATCAATAATACTTCAGAACGTAGTGGTGGTGCAGTATACTTTTTCATTGGTAGCGTTTTCAACTCTAACTTTATAAATAACAGTGCTAGTATTGATTCAGGAGCTATTCATTCAATAAATGAAATTTTTGTAGATAATTCTACTTTTGCAGGCAATAATGCGTCGACTGCTGGTGCAATATCTCTTACTAGGGGTAATATTAATAATTCTATTTTTGATAATAATTCTGCTGATGGTGTTGGTGCAGTTTATCTTAAGGGTGTTGATGCAATAATTTTTAATTCAACTTTCACCAATAATAAAGCAAAAAACTCTACAGCTGGAGCAGTGGGTATGACTGGTACTAATAATACTCTCATTAACTGTACATTTCATAATAGTAACGCATATACAGCGGGTGGAGCAGTAGCCCTTGGTGGCATCAATCATAGCATAATTAATTGTACTTTCAATGATAATCATGCAGAATCTGGTGGAGCTATTCGTAGTAGTGCTGGTGCTGATTCTAATATTATTATAGATGGATCTACTTTCATAAATAACTCAGCAACTTTAGGTGCTGCTATCTGTGCTTATGGTACTGTTACTATAATTAATAATAATATTATGGATAATGTTGGTGATGGTATTTATAGTGAGGGTAATTCCATTATAAATAATAATGAGATTATTGATAATAATGGTAAAGGTGTTTTTAATGATGGTAATGCTACTTTGAATGATAATATTATTACGGGTAATACTGGAGGTAATGTTGTTAATAATGGTGATTTATCTGGATTAGGAAATACTATCGATTATCAAACTAATCTAACAATAATTAATACTATTGTTTCAGCTAACAGAGTCACTACAATAGTGAAAGCTATTGATCATTTGGGTAATGTTATTGTTGGTGCAACAATTAATTTCTATGTTAATGGAAAATTAGTAGGATCTGCAATAACCAACAACGAAGGTATTGCACAATTCACTTATACAGCTAATGCAGGATTACAAAACATCGTAGCATTTATGTCTGAATTTAATGGTACAAATGATCTTGCAACTACTACTATTCATCTTGCAGCTAACACCAGCACAAGTGTTAATGTAGTATTAGAAAAGGGTACTGTTATAACTGTTTCTGCACTGATTATTAATGAAGGTAGGAAAACTAACATAAAAGTAACTCTAAAAGACATAAACGGAAATATACTCAAAAACAAGAAAATTTCATTAAAAATTAATGGAAAAACATACACAGCTATAACTAACAACAATGGAATAGCTGTATTTAAGATAGCTGGTTTAAAAGGCGGAAAACACACTTTAATAGCTAAATTTGCAGGAGATAATAACTACAAATCATCGACAACAAAAGCAGTACAGAAAGTCATTTCTAAATCTAATTTAGGAATTGTATCAATCAAAGAATTATCTAATAAAAGATTATCTACATGTAAAGTTACAATAGCTAACAAAGGAAGTTTAAAATCTAAAGCTACTGTTCTATCTCTTTATCATATGAGAAAAGGAGTTAAAATCAAAACCAAATATATCAAAATCAAATCAATAGCTCCAGGAAAGAAAATATCAATAATCGTCAGCTACTTTCCAGACAAAGCAAACCACAGATACTGTATAGCACATTTCCAAGTAGACCCAAAAAACAAAAACAAAGAAATAATATTAGCTAACAACAAAAAATCAATTAGCTTAAAACACTAA
- a CDS encoding aminopeptidase P family protein, translated as MNNVLKIMNNERYDGMIIAQFNNINYLSNYNPSSFAICLLKEDPIIFTTSLDKELAENTSYLPVKEFKSLSDLKQVFKEEKLKKIGIEGNLPIASYKKLESDKSKKEDWDLSIVDFLEKSRMVKFQDELNNIKDATKIAHKSFLELEIREKQEEKVTDWEIAYELGYLMRSNGASEESFETIVATGPNTSLPHARSENKELGNIVLMDWGSKYNGYCSDTSRTMIDDKNEKQKEIFDIVLQAYNGAIAGIKPGIKVCEIDKIARSIIEEYGYGDKFIHSTGHSLGLDIHESPSVSKKDQTILEKNMVITIEPGIYLEGEFGVRIEDTIIVGKNKGEIIGNLSYNI; from the coding sequence ATAAATAATGTATTAAAAATCATGAATAATGAAAGATATGATGGAATGATTATAGCTCAATTCAATAATATAAATTATCTTTCTAATTATAATCCTAGTAGTTTTGCAATTTGTCTTTTAAAAGAAGATCCTATTATTTTTACAACATCTTTGGATAAAGAACTAGCTGAAAACACATCTTATCTACCTGTTAAAGAATTTAAATCTCTTTCGGATTTGAAACAAGTATTTAAAGAAGAAAAACTCAAAAAGATAGGTATTGAAGGAAATCTTCCAATTGCATCATATAAAAAACTTGAATCTGATAAATCAAAAAAAGAAGATTGGGATTTATCTATTGTTGACTTTTTAGAAAAATCTAGAATGGTTAAGTTTCAAGATGAGCTAAATAATATAAAAGACGCAACAAAAATAGCTCATAAATCATTTTTAGAACTAGAAATTCGAGAAAAACAAGAAGAAAAAGTAACTGACTGGGAAATAGCTTATGAACTTGGATATTTAATGAGAAGTAATGGAGCTAGTGAAGAATCATTTGAAACTATTGTAGCTACTGGTCCAAATACATCTCTTCCTCATGCAAGATCTGAAAACAAAGAACTTGGTAATATTGTATTAATGGATTGGGGTAGTAAATATAATGGTTATTGTTCTGATACAAGTCGTACAATGATTGATGATAAAAACGAAAAACAAAAAGAGATTTTTGACATAGTTCTTCAAGCATATAATGGTGCTATAGCTGGAATAAAACCAGGGATAAAAGTCTGTGAAATTGATAAAATAGCTAGATCTATTATTGAGGAGTATGGATATGGGGATAAATTTATTCACTCTACAGGCCATAGTTTAGGTTTAGATATTCATGAAAGTCCTAGTGTTTCCAAAAAAGACCAAACAATTCTAGAAAAAAATATGGTTATAACTATTGAACCTGGAATCTATTTAGAAGGAGAATTTGGTGTTAGAATAGAAGACACTATAATTGTTGGTAAAAATAAAGGAGAAATTATTGGAAACCTCTCATATAATATTTAA
- a CDS encoding HIT family protein, producing the protein MDNIINKSNGDKSNKFKKSSKSNEHDEPEEFNGFAESNEMDNSKNSTTCEFSIDSSYGDLIGETKYWEIFLAPSQRYLGTCVISLKREVGDLKDLKTEEWDDFGYLVEAMELANKETFNADLFNWSCLKNSVFRKDNPMPHIHWHFIPRYKNPVVFEDLEFDDPDFGFFARAITKKIPENVRTKLMKILSDHLYL; encoded by the coding sequence ATGGATAATATTATCAATAAATCAAATGGAGATAAATCAAATAAGTTTAAAAAATCCAGTAAATCCAATGAACATGATGAACCTGAGGAATTTAATGGATTTGCTGAATCTAATGAGATGGATAATTCTAAAAATTCTACAACTTGTGAATTTTCTATTGATAGTAGCTATGGAGATTTAATAGGTGAAACAAAATATTGGGAAATATTTTTGGCTCCTTCTCAAAGATATTTGGGAACTTGTGTTATAAGTTTAAAAAGGGAAGTTGGGGATCTTAAAGACTTAAAAACTGAAGAATGGGATGATTTTGGATATTTAGTTGAAGCTATGGAGTTAGCTAATAAAGAAACATTTAATGCTGATTTATTCAACTGGAGTTGTTTGAAAAATTCAGTTTTTAGAAAGGATAATCCAATGCCACATATTCATTGGCATTTTATTCCTAGATATAAAAATCCTGTTGTTTTTGAAGATTTAGAATTTGATGATCCTGATTTTGGATTCTTTGCAAGAGCTATTACAAAGAAAATCCCTGAAAATGTACGGACTAAGCTAATGAAAATATTAAGTGATCATTTATATTTATAA
- a CDS encoding site-2 protease family protein: MFKFSSNEIRDLFISFFVISLAFSILYSRLDVTALINILPMVMVGVGLGFILHEIAHKITAMRYGYWAEYKTWTPGLFVALISSAFGFIFAAPGAVHIYGQYMTDRENGIISIAGPLTNILLSLIFLAVALWLGMTNPGLFSPIIASPEWVTILFETSMLGFSINAFLALFNLIPFSILDGAKIFRWNPLIWLSVAAVAGIMVYFSFTGVFF; encoded by the coding sequence ATGTTTAAATTTAGTTCTAATGAAATAAGAGACTTATTCATATCATTCTTTGTTATATCATTAGCCTTTTCAATACTTTATTCACGCTTAGATGTTACAGCACTGATTAATATATTGCCTATGGTTATGGTAGGAGTTGGTTTAGGTTTCATACTTCATGAAATAGCTCATAAGATAACAGCTATGAGATATGGATATTGGGCAGAATATAAAACTTGGACCCCTGGTTTATTTGTTGCTTTAATTAGTTCAGCATTTGGATTTATATTTGCAGCCCCAGGAGCAGTTCATATTTATGGCCAGTATATGACTGACCGTGAAAATGGAATAATATCTATAGCTGGACCTTTAACAAATATATTATTATCACTGATATTTTTAGCTGTAGCTCTTTGGTTAGGAATGACTAATCCAGGATTATTTAGTCCAATAATAGCAAGTCCAGAATGGGTAACTATATTGTTCGAAACTAGTATGCTTGGTTTCTCAATTAATGCGTTTTTAGCATTGTTCAATTTAATACCATTCAGTATTTTAGATGGTGCTAAAATATTTAGATGGAATCCTTTAATCTGGTTATCAGTAGCTGCAGTAGCAGGAATAATGGTTTATTTCTCATTTACAGGAGTTTTCTTTTAA
- a CDS encoding YcaO-related McrA-glycine thioamidation protein translates to MFSDIPIHYFSCTHRAIEPSETLAKYENKLKIAGITRITDITYLDRVGIPVFSAIRPTAQYGGVSIYAGKGAEEEQAKVSAMMEGFERYSAEKQEIDETNSKIATVQEMNNEKFIHPNDLILSNEVKDLDFEKENKLEWTSATDIFSEEEYYIPSNAIYHPYIPKNNSKYVQNNSNSVKNEDDGATAIFKGNTNGLASGNVLEEAVLHGTLEVIERDAWSIFELTKKNKREIAIDTIENPLINSLLEKFKKESIDIKIMDLTADIDIPTIAATADDTILQDPALLTLGVGTHLNPEIAVLRALTEVAQSRATQIHGTREDTSRAVFMRKAGYIRMKKINSHYFDDEAEEDIIDIADIEDKSTKSLKKDIEITLNELKSNGIEKVLFKDLTRKEIGIHVVRVVIPGTETYAIDHDRLGKRWIDYEKRSDL, encoded by the coding sequence ATGTTTTCTGATATTCCAATTCACTATTTTTCATGTACCCATCGAGCTATCGAACCTTCTGAAACATTAGCTAAATATGAAAATAAGCTAAAAATTGCAGGTATAACTCGTATTACAGACATAACTTATTTAGATAGAGTAGGAATTCCTGTTTTTTCAGCTATTAGGCCAACTGCACAATATGGCGGAGTGAGCATATATGCTGGAAAAGGGGCTGAAGAAGAACAAGCAAAAGTATCAGCTATGATGGAAGGATTTGAAAGATATTCTGCTGAAAAACAAGAGATAGATGAAACTAATTCAAAAATAGCTACTGTTCAAGAAATGAATAATGAAAAATTTATTCATCCTAATGACTTAATTTTATCAAATGAAGTTAAAGATTTAGATTTTGAAAAAGAAAATAAGTTAGAATGGACTTCAGCTACAGACATATTTAGTGAAGAAGAATATTATATCCCATCCAATGCCATTTATCACCCATATATTCCAAAAAATAACTCTAAATATGTTCAAAACAATTCAAATTCTGTAAAAAATGAGGATGATGGTGCAACTGCTATTTTTAAAGGAAATACAAATGGATTAGCTTCTGGAAATGTTTTAGAAGAAGCAGTTCTTCATGGAACCTTAGAAGTGATTGAAAGAGATGCATGGAGTATTTTTGAGCTAACAAAGAAAAATAAACGAGAAATAGCTATAGATACTATAGAAAATCCATTGATTAATAGTCTACTTGAAAAGTTCAAAAAAGAATCTATTGATATAAAAATTATGGATTTAACAGCTGATATTGATATTCCAACTATTGCAGCTACAGCTGATGACACTATACTTCAAGATCCTGCATTACTAACTCTTGGAGTTGGAACACACTTAAATCCTGAGATTGCAGTTCTTAGAGCTTTAACTGAAGTTGCACAGAGCAGAGCTACTCAAATTCATGGAACAAGGGAAGATACATCTCGGGCTGTTTTCATGCGAAAAGCTGGATATATCCGTATGAAAAAAATCAATAGTCATTATTTTGATGATGAAGCTGAAGAAGATATAATTGATATTGCAGATATAGAAGATAAAAGCACAAAATCCCTTAAAAAAGATATAGAAATAACTTTAAATGAATTAAAATCCAATGGAATAGAAAAAGTTCTTTTTAAAGACTTGACAAGAAAAGAAATTGGAATACATGTGGTTAGGGTTGTCATTCCTGGAACTGAAACTTATGCAATAGATCACGATAGATTAGGAAAACGTTGGATTGATTATGAAAAAAGGTCTGATCTATAA
- a CDS encoding TfuA-related McrA-glycine thioamidation protein, whose translation MNEKKIIIFTGPSLSVEEASKILNADYRKPVKRGDILTAINDSPDIIGIIDGVFHQNPAVGHKEILEAMNKGIIVVGGSSMGALRASELNDLGMIGIGYVYNEYANGNIESDDDVAITFDSFTGEPVSEALVNIDYNLNKAIEKDIITSDEKNEIISIAKSIYYPNRTYHNILNKSNLDENKKKELTDFIVKSVDIKKQDAIAVLEYIKNLI comes from the coding sequence ATGAATGAAAAAAAGATAATAATATTTACTGGACCTTCTTTATCTGTTGAAGAAGCATCTAAAATATTAAATGCCGATTACAGAAAACCTGTTAAAAGAGGAGACATATTAACTGCTATTAACGATTCTCCAGATATTATTGGGATAATTGACGGAGTATTCCATCAAAATCCAGCAGTTGGACATAAAGAAATCCTTGAAGCTATGAATAAAGGAATAATTGTAGTTGGTGGATCAAGTATGGGTGCACTTAGAGCTTCTGAGTTAAATGATTTAGGAATGATTGGAATAGGTTATGTTTATAATGAATATGCAAATGGGAATATTGAATCTGATGATGATGTAGCCATAACATTTGACAGTTTTACTGGAGAACCTGTGTCTGAAGCTCTTGTTAATATTGATTATAACCTTAATAAAGCTATCGAAAAAGATATTATAACTAGTGATGAAAAAAATGAGATAATTTCTATAGCTAAATCCATTTACTATCCAAATAGAACTTATCATAATATTTTAAATAAATCTAATCTTGATGAAAATAAAAAAAAGGAATTAACAGATTTTATTGTGAAAAGTGTTGATATTAAAAAACAAGATGCAATAGCTGTTTTAGAATATATTAAAAATTTAATTTAA
- the larE gene encoding ATP-dependent sacrificial sulfur transferase LarE, with translation MDFDEKIEKVENIMRGKNIVIAFSGGADSTMVTYIANKVANKCLAITFNNEIMPTTFLADAKRIAKSIGIKHEIIDQNFLEIDKFKENKSDRCYLCRNIMYSNIKKSANENGYETIVDGTNISDLLEDRPGIMVNYENNILSPLVNAGIEKEEVIEFLNKNNIEYSKSTTCLATRIKTGEEITGKKINRIKYAEDLLKNLTKDDTLRVRDISNTAQIETENIDPLLNKKTLQLIESELKAVNFEKITLDVGTSSSEKKEIVIYKPCKDEANKIMFENELPYKIDISKTCPNLENLGKLKCSEKMGVAMIDIDGKNITLFENGKIVARKVKDKEDAQNILIKVLPLIRRVI, from the coding sequence ATGGATTTTGATGAAAAGATTGAAAAAGTTGAAAATATAATGAGAGGTAAAAATATAGTTATAGCCTTTTCAGGAGGAGCAGACAGCACAATGGTTACATATATCGCAAATAAGGTAGCCAATAAGTGTTTAGCTATTACTTTCAATAATGAAATAATGCCTACAACTTTTTTAGCTGATGCTAAAAGAATAGCAAAATCCATAGGGATCAAACATGAAATTATTGACCAAAATTTTCTAGAGATAGATAAATTTAAAGAAAATAAGTCTGATCGATGTTATCTTTGTAGAAATATAATGTATTCTAATATTAAAAAATCAGCAAATGAAAATGGTTATGAAACAATAGTAGATGGAACTAATATAAGTGATTTACTTGAAGATAGACCTGGAATAATGGTAAATTACGAAAATAATATTTTAAGCCCATTAGTAAATGCTGGAATTGAAAAAGAAGAAGTAATTGAATTTTTAAATAAAAATAATATAGAATATTCTAAATCTACAACCTGTTTAGCAACTCGAATAAAAACTGGTGAAGAAATAACTGGAAAAAAAATAAATAGAATAAAATATGCAGAAGATTTACTTAAAAACCTAACAAAAGATGATACTCTCAGAGTTAGAGATATTTCAAATACTGCTCAAATCGAAACAGAAAATATAGATCCTCTTCTTAACAAAAAAACATTACAATTAATTGAAAGTGAATTAAAAGCTGTTAATTTTGAAAAAATTACTTTAGATGTTGGAACTAGTAGTTCTGAAAAAAAAGAAATAGTAATTTACAAACCATGTAAAGATGAAGCAAACAAAATAATGTTTGAAAATGAACTTCCATATAAAATAGACATCTCAAAAACTTGTCCAAACCTTGAAAATTTAGGAAAATTAAAATGTTCTGAAAAAATGGGAGTAGCTATGATAGATATTGATGGAAAAAATATAACTCTTTTCGAAAATGGAAAAATAGTAGCTCGTAAAGTAAAAGATAAAGAAGATGCTCAAAATATTTTAATAAAGGTTTTACCATTAATTCGAAGAGTGATATAA
- a CDS encoding CBS domain-containing protein: MLIKKIVSKNPVHVSVPGNREKALEIMRKQKVSGLPVTKEGTKELIGILTRSDLIGNPDEEQIALIMSRDIVTAELDDNVSEVASKMMENNIRRVPVVKDGDLVGIVTSYDIVALAISEMEINIPVEDYMIKNVPTTWEQTPLNVAFEVMQFFNLKCVVALNNDAKMSGILTETDFINESEVVSETSVHNSTVGTEGDKWSWDSTSVLYVEKNHLKFSDKVVKDVSTLQVATVNTKTKVSDCAKKMRSKNIEQIPVTGIEGELVGLLRANDLLGALIE; encoded by the coding sequence ATGTTAATAAAAAAGATAGTTTCTAAAAATCCAGTTCATGTTTCTGTTCCTGGAAACCGTGAAAAAGCTTTAGAAATAATGAGAAAACAGAAAGTTTCTGGGTTACCAGTTACTAAAGAAGGAACGAAAGAATTAATCGGAATATTAACTAGGTCTGACTTAATTGGAAATCCTGATGAAGAACAAATAGCTCTTATTATGTCAAGAGATATTGTAACTGCAGAATTAGATGATAATGTATCTGAAGTAGCTTCTAAAATGATGGAGAATAATATTAGAAGAGTTCCTGTTGTTAAAGATGGAGATTTAGTTGGAATAGTAACTTCTTATGATATTGTTGCTTTAGCTATTTCTGAAATGGAAATTAATATTCCTGTTGAAGATTATATGATCAAAAACGTACCAACAACTTGGGAACAAACTCCTCTCAATGTTGCTTTTGAAGTAATGCAATTCTTTAATCTTAAATGTGTTGTTGCTTTAAATAATGATGCTAAAATGAGTGGAATTCTCACTGAAACTGATTTTATTAATGAAAGTGAAGTCGTATCTGAAACAAGTGTTCATAATTCTACTGTAGGTACAGAAGGGGACAAATGGTCTTGGGATAGTACTAGTGTTCTTTATGTAGAAAAAAATCATCTTAAATTCTCTGATAAAGTAGTTAAAGATGTTTCAACTTTGCAAGTAGCTACAGTTAACACAAAAACAAAAGTTTCAGACTGTGCAAAGAAAATGAGATCTAAAAATATTGAACAAATTCCTGTTACTGGTATTGAAGGAGAATTAGTTGGTTTATTAAGAGCTAATGACTTACTTGGAGCTCTTATTGAATAA
- a CDS encoding universal stress protein has protein sequence MYKRILLPTDGSKFAEKAEKHALFLAEASGAEIIALSVIETSFSIGLPSDDTVFQINQMLKKETEKNLEKVEKMKDDSDSDVKITLKVAEGSPADVILDTIEKENIDLIVMGSSGKSGFDRFIMGSVAEKVVKAARCSVLVVY, from the coding sequence ATGTATAAGAGAATTCTATTACCTACTGATGGTTCAAAGTTTGCAGAAAAAGCTGAAAAACACGCTCTGTTTCTTGCAGAGGCAAGTGGGGCAGAAATAATAGCTCTAAGTGTTATTGAAACAAGTTTTTCTATAGGACTTCCTTCTGATGATACGGTATTTCAGATAAATCAAATGCTTAAAAAAGAAACAGAGAAAAATCTTGAAAAAGTTGAAAAAATGAAAGATGACTCTGATAGTGATGTTAAAATAACATTAAAAGTTGCTGAAGGTTCTCCTGCAGATGTTATTTTAGATACAATTGAAAAAGAAAATATTGATTTAATTGTTATGGGTAGCTCTGGAAAAAGTGGCTTTGATAGATTTATAATGGGTAGTGTAGCAGAAAAAGTTGTTAAAGCTGCTCGATGCTCAGTTTTAGTTGTTTATTAG
- a CDS encoding amidohydrolase family protein yields the protein MITISNGTVLFGPDLIAKNTNILIDNGRIIEISNDVVEGEIIDATDCIVCPSFLNAHTHIGDSIIKDIGDGKSIDEIVKPPNGLKHLELEKSSDKDLIDSMKETMWNMLETGTTHFIDYREGGLKGVNLLKKAAKDIPINPIILGRDDSFYDEDPNLSKVKIAIKKILKVSDGIAPSGFGEISDEVAFLIVSECKKKGKLSSIHAGEYEALQKDSLNNTGKTEIQKAVEAGFNQIVHITSPLNDDLDLISKNNKNVVLCPRSNGAFSVGIPPLMEIFKKGIKPLIGTDNIMINSPNIFRELEYTLKIMKAFYKEYIAPKDILKMATTNVCIAGSLNNNIDLDNNLNYGDNSNKEKIMAKNDFKTKINKLTIEKDNFAQLFIVKKLSKNPYLSLINRSETKDIICVMNKDKLVCYN from the coding sequence ATGATAACAATATCTAATGGAACAGTATTATTTGGTCCAGATTTAATAGCTAAAAACACAAACATCTTAATTGATAATGGTAGAATAATTGAAATTTCTAATGATGTTGTGGAAGGAGAAATTATTGATGCTACTGACTGTATAGTTTGTCCCAGTTTTTTGAATGCTCATACTCACATTGGAGACTCTATTATAAAAGATATTGGAGATGGAAAATCTATTGATGAAATTGTCAAACCTCCGAATGGATTAAAACATCTTGAACTTGAAAAATCTTCAGATAAAGATTTAATTGATTCTATGAAAGAAACTATGTGGAATATGCTTGAAACTGGAACAACTCACTTTATTGATTATCGAGAAGGGGGATTAAAAGGAGTTAACTTACTTAAAAAAGCTGCTAAAGATATTCCAATAAATCCAATCATTCTTGGAAGAGATGATAGTTTTTATGATGAAGACCCTAACTTATCTAAAGTTAAAATAGCTATTAAAAAAATTCTTAAAGTTTCAGATGGTATCGCTCCAAGTGGTTTTGGTGAAATAAGTGATGAAGTTGCTTTTTTAATTGTTTCTGAATGTAAAAAGAAAGGAAAATTATCTTCAATTCATGCAGGAGAATATGAAGCTCTACAAAAAGATTCTTTAAATAATACTGGAAAAACTGAAATTCAAAAAGCAGTTGAAGCAGGATTTAATCAGATAGTTCATATTACTTCTCCTTTAAATGATGATTTAGATTTAATTTCTAAAAATAACAAAAATGTTGTTTTATGTCCTCGTTCTAATGGTGCATTTTCTGTAGGAATTCCTCCACTAATGGAAATTTTTAAAAAAGGAATAAAACCTCTAATAGGAACAGATAATATAATGATAAACTCTCCTAATATTTTTAGAGAGTTAGAATATACTTTAAAGATCATGAAAGCATTCTATAAGGAATATATAGCACCTAAAGATATCCTTAAAATGGCTACAACAAATGTATGTATTGCTGGTTCATTAAATAATAATATTGATCTTGATAATAATCTGAATTATGGGGATAATAGTAATAAAGAAAAAATTATGGCTAAAAATGATTTTAAAACAAAAATTAACAAGTTAACCATTGAAAAAGACAATTTTGCACAGTTATTTATAGTTAAAAAATTATCAAAAAATCCTTATCTTAGTTTGATTAATAGATCTGAAACGAAAGATATAATATGTGTAATGAACAAAGATAAATTAGTATGTTATAATTGA